In Quercus lobata isolate SW786 chromosome 12, ValleyOak3.0 Primary Assembly, whole genome shotgun sequence, a genomic segment contains:
- the LOC115970658 gene encoding uncharacterized protein LOC115970658, protein MEYVEVQQKNMQDGSLKTARWIPPQSDGIYKLNVALSQSKQSYSVGIGLIIRNKFGEVLAAACDKGVKELNPLCTAACVVRKALLFCQSTSFSNVEVECNFAELVDLLNSDRICSLEVAWILEDIAIIKDSFNFISFSSIPLRCNRAALALANAAKEKEEVIVWLEECPSFLFPIVHSDIHQ, encoded by the coding sequence ATGGAATATGTAGAAGTACAGCAGAAAAACATGCAGGACGGCAGTTTGAAGACAGCAAGGTGGATTCCCCCTCAGTCAGATGGTATTTATAAACTTAATGTGGCTCTCTCCCAATCAAAACAGTCATATTCAGTGGGTATTGGACTCATTATCCGAAATAAATTTGGAGAAGTGTTAGCGGCTGCTTGTGATAAAGGTGTGAAGGAATTAAACCCTCTGTGTACTGCCGCTTGTGTGGTGAGGAAAGCTTTACTATTCTGTCAAAGTACAAGTTTTTCCAATGTGGAGGTGGAGTGTAATTTTGCAGAGTTGGTGGACTTGCTGAATTCTGATCGAATATGCTCTCTAGAGGTGGCGTGGATTTTGGAAGATATTGCCATTATTAAGGatagtttcaattttatttctttttctagtaTCCCTTTGAGATGTAATCGAGCTGCACTAGCTTTAGCTAATGCtgcaaaagagaaagaggaggtCATTGTTTGGTTAGAAGAATGCCCCTCTTTTCTCTTCCCCATTGTACATAGTGATATACATCAATAA
- the LOC115972519 gene encoding F-box protein SKP2A-like — MSMSSLCDDELGLILERVHDPCDRKSVSLVCKQWLRVEGLTRLSIRVFELDSLRRFLPRYPNIVTFECSTLINDDELKFLAKTCPKLEVLNLSLERPFHDEFTTVFDNVYDDGLCALGNGCHKLSKVLLRRRICWTVVSLVKLAQNLTIMDLAKCCLVTDQDLEAIGALNSITILNLEGCSITDVGLVSLATGASSRSLKKLVLEGCYQITDYGVSSLRQMCCLEELNMADCGTKVSNIGCVELAAIQTLKRLNLSWLSNVSDPTLLALAENCRNLKQVDLTGCELITGAGIRAFANHGCVQALVLSYCRNIFAYDLEHLALGCRSLKYVVLDRGWKAAMPMKMVENISRFCDIICRL, encoded by the coding sequence ATGTCAATGTCATCATTGTGTGATGATGAACTAGGCTTAATACTCGAGCGGGTCCATGACCCATGTGACAGAAAGTCGGTCTCTTTAGTTTGCAAGCAATGGCTGAGAGTGGAGGGTCTTACCCGCTTATCCATACGGGTTTTCGAACTCGATTCCCTTCGTCGGTTCCTACCCAGATACCCAAATATAGTCACATTTGAATGTTCAACACTAATCAATGATGATGAGCTTAAATTCTTGGCCAAAACATGTCCCAAGCTCGAGGTCCTTAACCTTAGTTTAGAACGCCCATTCCACGACGAGTTTACAACTGTTTTTGATAATGTTTACGACGATGGTTTATGTGCTTTAGGAAATGGGTGTCACAAATTGTCGAAAGTTTTACTAAGGAGGAGAATTTGCTGGACTGTTGTTTCGCTTGTTAAGTTGGCGCAAAATTTGACAATTATGGATTTGGCAAAGTGCTGTTTAGTTACAGATCAAGACCTTGAAGCTATTGGGGCATTGAATTCTATTactattttgaatttggaaGGCTGTTCAATTACAGATGTTGGATTGGTTTCTTTGGCAACAGGGGCTTCATCGAGGTCTTTGAAAAAGTTGGTTCTCGAGGGATGTTATCAAATTACAGATTATGGGGTGTCAAGTTTGAGACAAATGTGTTGCTTGGAGGAGCTTAACATGGCAGATTGTGGCACGAAAGTTTCGAATATTGGATGTGTGGAACTTGCTGCAATTCAAACTCTCAAGAGACTAAATTTGTCGTGGTTGTCAAATGTATCAGATCCTACACTTTTAGCACTAGCTGAGAACTGCCGGAATTTGAAGCAGGTTGATTTAACAGGTTGTGAGTTAATTACTGGAGCTGGAATTCGTGCTTTTGCAAATCATGGGTGTGTACAAGCTCTTGTGTTGAGTTATTGTCGCAATATTTTTGCTTATGATTTGGAACATTTAGCACTTGGATGCCGCTCATTAAAGTATGTTGTGCTGGATAGAGGATGGAAAGCGGCGATGCCTATGAAGATGGTAGAGAATATTAGCAGGTTCTGTGACATAATTTGTAGGCTTTAA
- the LOC115971890 gene encoding F-box/LRR-repeat protein 4-like, producing MSQLEDHQLGLILEWVNDQQDRKSVSLVCKQWMRVEGLTRLSIRVLEPDFLCGFIPRFPNIFTFECSRLINNDNLKLLSKTCPEIKVLNLNLDCPVEFSSEEYLLASDDVGDDGVCALANGCRKLSKVSLRTRKNMGDVGLVSLIKLAQNLTNLDLGWCNKITDQAVEAIGAANSITILNLEGCSLITDVGLAYLATGALSRSLKKLVLESCYQITDNGVLLLRQMCCLEELNIAYCGRKVTDIGCTEIAAIQTLKILNLSWLCNMSDPTLFALAENCQNLMLVDLTGCKLVTGAGIRAFTNHGCVETLVLLSCCKISGNDLEHLALGCRSLKYVVLDKGKKLRIPMMMQRNISRFYDLIWR from the coding sequence ATGTCACAATTGGAAGATCATCAACTAGGCTTGATACTCGAGTGGGTCAATGACCAGCAGGACAGAAAGTCAGTCTCTCTCGTCTGTAAGCAATGGATGAGAGTGGAGGGTCTTACCCGGTTGTCCATACGGGTTTTGGAACCCGATTTCCTTTGTGGGTTCATACCAAGATTCCCAAATATATTCACATTTGAATGTTCAAGGTTGATCAACAATGACAACCTTAAACTGTTGTCCAAAACATGTCCCGAGATCAAGGTCCTCAACCTTAATTTAGATTGCCCAGTTGAATTTTCTTCTGAAGAATATCTGTTGGCTTCTGATGATGTTGGGGACGATGGAGTATGTGCTTTAGCAAATGGGTGTCGTAAATTGTCAAAGGTTTCACTGAGGACGAGGAAGAATATGGGCGATGTTGGACTTGTTTCGCTTATTAAgttggcacaaaatttgaccAATTTGGATTTGGGTTGGTGCAATAAGATTACAGATCAAGCCGTTGAAGCGATTGGGGCAGCAAATTCTATTACCATTTTGAATTTGGAAGGTTGTTCCTTAATTACAGATGTTGGATTGGCTTATTTGGCAACAGGGGCTTTGTCGAGGTCTTTAAAAAAGTTGGTTCTTGAGAGTTGTTATCAAATTACAGATAATGGGGTGTTGCTTTTGCGGCAAATGTGTTGCTTGGAGGAGCTAAACATCGCATATTGTGGGCGTAAAGTTACGGATATTGGATGTACGGAAATTGCTGCAATTCAAACTCTCAAGATACTAAATTTGTCATGGTTGTGTAATATGTCGGATCCTACACTTTTTGCACTAGCCGAGAACTGCCAGAATTTGATGCTGGTTGATTTAACAGGTTGTAAGTTAGTTACTGGAGCTGGAATTCGTGCTTTTACAAATCATGGGTGTGTCGAAACTCTTGTGTTGCTTTCTTGTTGCAAAATTTCTGGTAATGATTTGGAACATTTAGCACTTGGATGCCGCTCTCTGAAGTATGTTGTGCTTGATAAAGGAAAGAAATTGAGGATACCTATGATGATGCAACGGAATATTAGCAGGTTCTATGACTTAATTTGGAGGTGA
- the LOC115970783 gene encoding F-box/LRR-repeat protein 3-like encodes MSQLGDDELGSILEWVHDPDDRNSFSLVCKQWKRMECLTRSSIRVFEPDSLSGFLPRFPNLVTFECSKSITDDDLKFMAKTCPKIKVLNLNFKRTPYDEFILVCDDVGDDGLCALANGCRKLSKVLLRRRKNVGNVGVVLLVKLAQNLTNLDLTWCNKITDQALEAIGVANSIASLNLEGCSLITDAGLASLATGASSRSLKKLVLAECDQITDYGVSLLRQMCYLEELNMAECGPKVTDVGCVAIATIQTLKKLNLSWLINVSDPTLVALAENCRNMKQVNLTGCELITGVGIRAFANHECVEGLKLISCYNISGSDLEQLTLGCCSLKYVVLDKRRRMWIPMVMLQNISRFYDLIWM; translated from the coding sequence ATGTCACAATTGGGAGATGATGAATTAGGATCTATACTCGAGTGGGTCCATGACCCAGATGACAGAAACTCATTCTCTCTTGTCTGCAAGCAATGGAAGAGAATGGAGTGTCTTACCCGCTCATCCATTCGGGTTTTCGAACCCGATTCCCTTTCTGGGTTCTTACCAAGATTCCCAAATCTTGTAACGTTTGAATGTTCAAAATCCATCACAGATGATGACCTTAAATTCATGGCCAAAACATGTCCCAAGATTAAGGTCCTCAACCTCAATTTCAAACGCACACCGTATGATGAATTTATACTGGTTTGTGATGATGTTGGGGACGATGGTCTATGTGCTTTAGCAAATGGGTGTCGCAAGTTGTCGAAAGTTTTACTAAGGAGGAGGAAGAATGTTGGGAATGTTGGAGTTGTTTTGCTTGTTAAgttggcacaaaatttgaccAATTTGGATTTGACTTGGTGCAATAAGATCACGGATCAAGCTCTTGAAGCAATTGGTGTAGCAAATTCTATTGCTTCTTTGAATTTGGAAGGGTGTTCATTAATTACAGATGCTGGATTGGCTTCATTGGCAACAGGGGCTTCGTCCAGGTCTTTGAAAAAGTTGGTTCTTGCGGAATGTGATCAAATTACAGATTATGGGGTATCACTTTTGCGGCAAATGTGTTACTTGGAGGAGCTAAACATGGCAGAATGTGGGCCGAAAGTTACGGATGTTGGATGTGTGGCAATTGCTACAATTCAAACTCTCAAGAAACTGAATTTGTCGTGGTTGATTAATGTTTcggatcctacacttgttgcaCTAGCTGAGAACTGCCGGAATATGAAGCAGGTTAATTTAACGGGTTGCGAGTTAATTACTGGGGTTGGAATTCGTGCTTTTGCAAATCATGAGTGTGTAGAAGGTCTTAAGTTGATTTCTTGTTACAATATTTCTGGTTCTGATTTGGAACAGTTAACACTTGGATGCTGCTCTTTGAAGTATGTTGTGCTGGATAAAAGACGGAGAATGTGGATACCTATGGTGATGCTACAGAATATTAGCAGATTCTATGACTTAATTTGGATGTAA
- the LOC115970659 gene encoding RING-H2 finger protein ATL47-like, giving the protein MNLSAIPPTPFFPPDFNEPNIPIPLIVLLLVAIFAVVIAIVYYIYREYYTYQPLDEQQEIDCGVDPHLRDNMPSFIYHPGVSGMVPFEERKCAWCQEEFTCGDQLSSLPSCGHVFHSDCIGEYMLRRNTCPVCRQPIALPEVQD; this is encoded by the coding sequence ATGAATCTCTCCGCAATACCCCCGACCCCTTTCTTTCCTCCCGACTTCAACGAGCCCAACATCCCAATTCCACTAATAGTCCTGCTCCTAGTAGCCATTTTCGCTGTCGTCATTGCCATCGTTTATTATATCTACCGAGAATATTATACCTATCAACCACTAGATGAGCAGCAAGAAATTGATTGTGGAGTTGATCCTCATTTACGTGACAACATGCCTAGCTTCATCTACCATCCTGGCGTCAGTGGCATGGTTCCCTTCGAAGAAAGAAAGTGTGCATGGTGCCAAGAAGAGTTCACTTGTGGAGACCAACTCTCATCCTTACCATCTTGTGGCCATGTGTTCCACTCCGACTGCATAGGTGAGTACATGCTTCGCAGGAATACCTGTCCTGTTTGCCGTCAGCCTATCGCCCTTCCAGAGGTCCAAGATTGA